The stretch of DNA tcagaacaattcaaaatctcaaatcaagaaaattaaaagtttagatttataatctttacaaataCGAAAAACTTAAATAGATCTATCTACTATTGTTGTTGCCGTTGCTTAGTTActgaattcttaaacaaaaaccactagaacttttataaaactaatatttacgtgacTCGTCACGTAACTCTCATCTAGTAATATAAAAGAAAGCACAAAATAAGTTTATGTGGCatcttagattttttttattctatttttaaaattttgtgaattttttctattttatttagaaaacaACTACAAAAACACATGGAACTAAATGTCCCACATTGTTTATAAATGATGTAAGCATCATCCATGTaggttataaatattattctttttgtGTCATATTACTTCATCCAAAAGTATTTTTGTTTATGGGTGGTTGATTAATTTCTTACCCTATGAGTttttattatcttatttttaatgtCTTATAGTTTTTTATCTTTCATTTAATATACAtttcataatttatatttttaaaagtaattatctAATAAATGATTACTATAGAGAGAGTCTACATTTTACAATCTTATTCATgagtttttataaatatatatatatttaattttttctttattatgtattatcaatcattatatatattgaaatgattatttagtttttatgattttgatttgaaagtaaaattaataggataattttgttaagAGTTTCCTTAAGTTTATTGTACTAATAAAAGATGCGAGTGAGGAGTTTTGGAGGAGATCGAtctcttttttaaaaatatattgtgTGTTGTATTTTTGAATAAAGGACTAATGAAGCAAGAAGAAGAATATAgtgataatattttattttttattttctttattgttatatttgtaTCAATTAATTGAAAgagaaaaatttatattattcaattttttctagcatatactttatttatttatacgagtttaaaattttttttttttaattattttaatttagttttatcatgtataataaattttggaaatCTTTTTAGCTCCATCTATCAGtagcttttttaattaatttttgaatagttttcttattaacttttcaattttatgtactttgtgaaattattatttcaacatatattttatatgttttaGTCACTATAATAATTATAGATatgtataattataattattagaaaattaaattaacatccatttgttaaaagaaaaatatatgtagAATTAGCTATTGGAATAAATAGTTctgtcatttcaaaaaaaaaacataataactaattctttttctaatatatctattatattattatgaaatgaaatatatattatccattttcataaataattactCAAAAAATTATTCAGCTTATGATGTTGTGGTgacataatattttattttcacaaaTTTACagctattaataattaattatcgaaatatgaaataatttcaaataataataataaaaaaaaactatcaaaatatgaagaacttaataataataatttacaaatatAAGAAACTAAATATCTCAATGAGTTGTACataatcttaattattattgtaatttgaTTAAACTATTTATGATTGTGTTACACACAAACTAATCcagttttattatataattagatatttaattacaatAGAAGTGAATTATATTTGTATTGGATCTGATCAgataacaaataatattttcaaatttcaattaaGAATGAATTCAAATAActacataaattataattatatcaatatcaatatatatatatatatatataaaggaaagcaccaAATAATTTAGGTGGCAtcctttatattttttattctattttttttattttttaagagctTAACacattttttcaataaaaatcaaattaaagcaTATGAATGCATTAAATATGTAatagtaaaaaattatttatttatatgcaCATTAATTTATAGCATTTTAAAACTATTGGCATtccttataaaaaataaatatatttaatttttatttattaaacacaaaaaatatcatatattcATAACAAAATAGTGATTATACcttaaaaaaaaggaaatcaCCATATAGTTTAAGTGGCATcctcaaaaaaatattaataatatttcatagcaattttataaatttataattactcTTAAGAGCAATGAAATTGTATATCTATTTTTTTCgttctttaaaataaataaacaaaacctCTTCAATCtatttacatattatatatatatatatatatatattctatataattgTATTGTTGGGGTATGTGAGATGGCATTCTATCATTTTTAGTATATAGtgtcatttttctattttatggtTTTTCTAAGATTtatctaaatttatttatgaGTGTCTATTCAATCTTATAACTCCTATTCCATTATTATTATGTGCATATTCATTCTCATAACTCctattctattattattattaatttataatttagaaattttttatatCCAATTCATTCTCATAacaatatataaaggaaagtatCAAACAATTGAGGTGGcggtctatatatatatattttcttggctattctttgttttattaatttttgttatttatttaatttgtttaattaCTTTTTCTATTTGATAATCTATGTACATACATTAATATTTTCAGTTTTAATCTAAAAGTTTAATgtacatttaattatataactaAAGAGAAAGTCTAAACGTGATAATGTGTCTACATTCATTTTTTCAGTTTCAATTTTATTGTCTTTCAATACAAATTTACCAattatctattttattattaaagagTAATTTATAAACACTATTATTCACAACCTTCCACCTCCCTAATTAATGTAATGAGAcataaaactgaaaaataatttaaaagagATGAGGAAGAGGATATTAATGAGATGTATATCAAAGATCAAAAATCTTGCTTATATAAGAAGATGCATGGACCTTTAATCCATAATTCAAATTACACATCCAATTTGAAAgcctcccccccccccccccctttttttttaaaaaatttttatggttttgttaaatataaattgctttttcataattttggttttttattttttatttttttttctttctctaattttcttggTGTAACCATTTGAAAAAGTGAAAGAACTTTAGTAACATGATGATTCTCCTCTTAACTGAGCCTTCTTGGtaaatttaatagtttttttattatttttttttcacttaatGTGAGGTTAAATTCAGTGATAAAACTTTATAGCTTTATATAGCTTTTTATATTTTACATTAATTtgacacaatatttttgtattacATATAGGTCGAGGTGCATgaaaatatatacaatatttttaaaatatataatataaataatgataatattgaataaataaatataaaatttattatcactttcatatacatataaaaaatatatgaaaaggcaatacaaaatgatatttaaaaattactcaatacgcgatattaattttgtattataattagaaaatatttatatatgtccaaaaagaatataaataggatttatatatataaaacagtTGAAGCACTCAATAAAATTACAtgtgtatattattatataagttattcaataaatattttatattataaataatgagcttgattttgtaagtttttttgcCTTTGATTGTAACAACTCCATGAATAGACGAAGAGAAAggtaatttatatatgtatgtaaagtctaatttttgataaaaataagcCTATAAATTTACACTATATGTAATGTAAAtaagctaattaattaattaattaataactataTTTTAAGGAAAAATACATCGAGaggtatttaaaaaatatataataataatgaaaggaACTAATAAAGCTATTTTTAATATAgggtaattttattattttactatcAATATTACATGATTAAAATAAGGGGATTAGTGTGCatatattcttttaattttttctcaaaaaattaaaagatatcATTTTATGACAGGATTGTCATGATTTGGAAGATTATCTACAACACTATCATGTCGTTGTGTCGATTCAAAgtacaaagagaaaaaaaattagtgacGATCTCACAATCCGCACAATctaatgcaatatatatatatttatatatttatatatataaatacggatcaaaaattaatatataaataaaataaaaaatatatataaataaaataaaataataaaagtgctATTCATGGTCATGTTTTAATTTCAATATTATTACTTTGTTTATAATACACACATctaaatgttatattttagattatatcactcaataagtataatatatatttatataatttacaaAAGTTGGGCaacaccgcgcgaagcgcggcttagttcCCTAGTCACTAATAAGCCGATGCATTATTAATTACACACCATTCATTTTGATTGAGCATGTAATCATCGATACAAAGGGAATCTAAAAAAACCAACTAAATAGATTGTCAACAAAATGCATTTGCTAATTGCTAAAATATAGTTCTAAAAACAAGTTGAGAACACTTATTCCATTATAACTACATTCTATTCATTAACATTTTTATAGAAGAAATTAAGAACACTGAAGACAGTCAGTCAAACTATTTAAAAAAGGCTTCCTTTTTGGCTTTATTATTTTTGGCTGTTTGAGAGAAACAGTTTGTGAAATGACAAAAAACTCAACTTCCACAATAAGAGTATCCTTCACAATATAACCATTTGAAGATTGGTGAAGATCTTCAAGTAACATAAAGTTCTGAAAACCCCGGCCTTTTTCTAAACCAATTCTCAGCTGAAAAAGTAACATAATTACACGAGAATTAATACAAATAATTAGATGAAAGGCCTCTCTTTAAAAGTTACtctaattaaacaaaaatgatGAATGATTGATCACCTGAAAGTTGCTTGTGTTTAGAATTGATTTGATCAATTACTCGAAAACAGAATTCACTACAAAAAACAGGGTCTATAACGAGGACAAATGTCCTCAGTAGAACTTCAGATGTCCTCGTTAAAAGGTTATAGCGAGGACAAGTCCTCGCTAAAATGTCCTCGTTAGAGCCTCGTCGTTAGAAACTGGTTTCCAACGAGGACACAATAGTGGTGTTTTCGTTAAAGGGTCTACTGAGGACATTGTCGTCGGTACAAGCTTCGACATGTTGTCGGTAAAAactttcaatatcggtctcagTCCAATATAtattccatacatccgatactagcatactttgccaatgacctagaaagaacataacacttatctaaggtgtaagtaagctttatcgctgactatcacatcagtgtaaatccaatgcactaATGAATCATGGGACAGTATATATTttaaagcatataatcacaattactttccactgtgttgacatcactgtaattgtgaataactatatattCTCGATTTAAcagaaattgtatattaaactataaacatgaaaactacatgtaaacataaatgacttctaatcttctattaataataaatcagattatattgaaatagattttatttaggacataaaattcCAACAATTTTAAGTATCCCAAGATGGACTTTCTTTGTTTGTCTCGCCGGTCTCCTCAATTTGTAGTTATTATTCATGTCTCGCCATTGCTTTCTGGAAGGTGAATTCAAATATTTTTACCATTTGTACTTCCTGAGGTGAGTTGTCTGAATGTATTTATTATTGTGTAATTCGGGTTGGTTCATATTCCAACTATACTACACATGTTAACATCATATTGCTGCTTGAAATATGGGTATAATAATTTTCCcctaaaaaatactttttaaaatataaaggaTTTTTTAATTGCCTTAAGGGTACGATCGTACTTTTCTCATTTAAAAATTGCatgcttttatttttacaattcaaAAATTGGAGGCAAATCATTTTAACATTTAATGTTCTGACCTTTCTCTTTCCATTAGTTCCCACTCATTCGATCTATCTTTATTGTGGTCAAACGGTTACTACCTTTtgggtataaattttgaaattccttCCCTTTTGTCATCTTCACCCACGAAATCCTTAGAACTCAAAAAAATCTTTGCCACCTTCCTAACTGAAATTGCATGCCATATTTGTCTTTTACCTACTTCTTTCGAATTTCATATGATTATACTCTTCAATCCTAGAATCAGAAAGGTTCAGTTCTCTCATATTAGGACTTTTTGTCAAAAATCTCTTCGAGAGCTAGGTCATCCCATCAAACTAGTAAGTGATTTCCCTTTTCATTGacatcttttatatttttcatcttGATTTCTTTATATGTGCTTTATTTTgcattgtttgttattttagtgaGTTTTATATGAATGTTTGAGTAATCTAGGGGTAGAGATTTTAAAGTTATGTGATTCACAGGTCCTCGATTTTATTTGTGCTCTGTTTTCCAAGAATTTGGGCATTATTCTTTATGATCATGTCCCAATTTAACCTAGAATTTTCACTCCTAGAGTCCTCGTAATCAAACTGTCCTTAATTTTAAGCTATATTTTTTAATCCATGGCTTGAATCGTCTAATTTAGTTGATATTCCCTTAGCAAGGCCAATATTTTTTTACCACCAGTCATTGTTGCTTTTTCATCAGGTTACTTAGAATTTGAACTAATGGCTCATAAAGCTCACAAATCCAAGATGCCTCAGAATCCTTCTGTTACGTTCCAAGTTTAACTAATTGAATCTAGGATAAGGTCGATTGCTCCCTATGTAGGGGATGTTTTAAGATCTTGTTGAATTAGAAACAAGAAGGGATGTTGCATCCGTTCAGTCGCTCCTGGGGGAGTTTAGTTGTTTCCCCCCAGAACGTGTCCTTAGAGATGAGGGTTGCAGCACCAGCGAGTCCTCATAAATAAGAGCTTAGAGCGTGGAACATATTAGGGCAGGAGCCGTACTCGCCCTAAGGtattattttaaagaattttacaACTATCTCAGAATTGCACCTTTCCAGCTTGCCCCAAATTCTTACAGGATCCTTGCCTGTTTGAAGTCGTTTTACCACATCTGAAAGTGGGAGTGTCCAACTCTCCTTGagattttatacttttattcTATAAAAGCTTGTCTTGCGAGGGAGAATGGAGTAGGAAGCTTTTactatttgttatttttaaatttttttaaaatatttataattattttttaaaactaatattacgtggaccactaaaaatttgtcgtgtgtacacgtggacagtccaccgaCTTTGCTTTTTGGATGGAGGTgtacagagcaaaacggaactcGGGTTTAGATagttatgctgccaaaatttcaGTTTTTGTGATTAactgttacaaaccgtaaagttcaggtggtttagccgccaatatcccttctTAAAAATTGAAAcataagaggaaaaaaaaacttagagagagagaatggtGTGAGGATATATAtacagtaataaaaaaaaaaggttgagACAGAATAGAGAgataaaattaatttgattttaaagTATCATGTTACTGTCTTATATCTCTGTTATATTGattcttataaaaataaataaaaaactgaaattttattttctgttttcaaaaataattttatttttttctcatttttttttatatattctttcgcatatttgggttcgagtttggagcTGGTGTTCTGGGGTAGAGTTgggttctgggtctaagttcagGATTTGGAGCTAGGTCCAAGTCTAAATATGGGATATGTGGTCTAAGTTTATGTTCAAGGTTTGAGATCTGAGTCCGGGGTCGATGTTTGGAGCCCGTGACGAAGTAAGGGTCAGAGGTGTTCGCGGTGCGAGTGGTacggtttttgactattttttcaaaccaacccgcacatgcagtttttttaatttttcaaaccgCACCTgcaccgcgaaactaaaaaaaTCACCGCAAAAAAAATAGTGTGGTGCGGTGCAATTTTtgcggtttgaactatcacCAAATAACTAaattatcacaaatacaacaaagtttgagcaacacttataaaaaataccataaagcttgaaaatatatatgaaaaaaaaaataagttttaacaatacaataattagtgggttTTGGGTTGaacattcacatattggacctaaataaatataaaaattagtatttttataatgtacgGTGTGGTGCAGTTTaaaccgcatattaacaattcaaaactgtAAATCGTACCGCACTgcgcggtttaggaaaaattcaaaccgcgaccgtaccgtaaaaaatttcaaatcactttttttttttttgcagtgcgaacgatttgagcggtttgatgaacacccttAAGAGTGGGTCTTAGTTCATGTTGATGTGTGGTCTAAAACATTGAAGTTATTCTTTTGATGAAAGAATCTAAAAATAGTGGTTTGAAATCTTGAGAGAGTGATATAACTTGAGTGGAGTGCAATCActcatttctaattttttcttttgtacaATAAACATGGGACATTATCATTTGTCCTAAGTAAAAAAGCACCTTTATCAACGTGCTATACAGGCAAAACAATTATTTGGTGGGAACTTAACAATTTATAAAAAGCAAATCTTATCATCTCTTAACCTCACCAAGAAAAAATCAATGGAGACTACCACCattgcttcttcttcttcatcatcatcaccagtTGTGGTGTTAATGGTTCCATTCCTAGCTCAAAGCCATCTCAACTACCTTCTTCAATTTGCCCATATAATCTCCTCATACAAAATCCCAACCCACTACATTACCTCAACTCTTCACAACTCACAAATCAAGTCTCGAGCCCCAAACCCACTTCACCAACTAACCCAAATCCAATTCCATCCCTACCCACTTCAATTTCCACCACCTACTTCTTCCAAAACAAAATTTCCCAATACCTTAATTCCATGCTTCGAAGCCTTAACCCAACTCCACAAACCAGTTTCTAATCTTCTCCATTCACTATCTCAATCCACAAAACGACTTGTCGTTATTCACGATGTTTTAATGACTTCGGTAGTAAAAGATGTCGTTAATATACCAAACGGAGAAGCATATTCTGTTAACTgtggctctcttttttcttttttcacatACAAGTGTGTTTCCTTAATGGGACAAAACGACATCGTTCTCCCAATAAAGCATATACCGTCTTGGGTATCTTGTTTCCCAACTGTGGTGATTGAGTTTATAAATAAACAGTTACAAGAGTTGAATTTTCAAGCTGGGGATATTTTCAACAGTTGTAGAATTATTGAAGGTATTTTTTTACAACGTTTAGTGAATGAAATTGGTTTGGATAAGAAGATGTGGGCAATTGGACCTTTACACAAAATGACAACAATTAGTAGTAAGGAGATTAAGGATCAAGACAAGTGGCTATTTGAGTGGTTGGAGAAACAAGAACCAAATAGTGTGTTGTATGTTTCTTTTGGAACATTAACTGATTTTTCAGAAGAAGAGATTAATGAGATTGCTGTTGGTTTAGAGCTAAGTGATGTAAAGTTTATATGGGCATTGAGGGAAGCTGATAAAGTTGATGATGATTCAGAGTCGGTACCAAGGTATGTTGGGcctaatacaaaattaaatgggattatttcacaaatacacaaaaatcaaaaaaaaaattacaaaaatatagtgcatgtttggcatcatagctaaaaaactgttttttgtttttaaaaatagaaaattgtttttaaaaacaatttaacttgtttggccttgttttttaaaaacagttttcagaaaacaaatttacaaaaaacaagaattttgaaaacaacaaaatgttgttttctgttttaaaaaccaattcacttttggtcaatgttgtttttaaaaatcactaaccaaacgtgacttgtattttaaaaacttcaaaaactattttttgttctcatttctaaaaacaattttttaaaacaaaaaacaaaaaataataccaaacatgctctattaatttcacggaattttaaatattttttacgattttttttattttatttacataaaatacgatctttttatgttgtactcttgttaatttgctgttgattttttgttatctgtatgttatttattgttgttgttttgatgttattttgatgttacttttatgtagttttattgttgttttcgtgttaaatttataaaaaaaaaccgtaaaaatataaaaaaaaatatatatatatataaacataaaaatataattttttttacataaatgGTGCCTTATGTATCCCAAATTAAATTTTGGGACTCAATATAAATAGTTTAGTCATtattaaaaggaaaattagTCTGTTAAAACTTTgtagagaaatgttaaaacactacaaaaaatcttacttttagtcataataaaatGTGTGACTAAAAGTGACAAAGTTGTGACaaattataaatcatcattcttatgttgtgaatAAAAAGTTTGTGACaaaaggtattagtcacaaaaattataatttattgtgactaaatgtatctTTTAGTTATAAtacttgttgtaactaaaactaaattattgACAGCTTGTATGTAAaaactatgttttagtcacaaataatattttgttgtgattaaaagtcacatttagtcaaaaaaattatattatgactaaaaaattattgctAAAAATAGCAATTTTTTGTAGTAAAAATACCAATAGTGTTTAGTTGTTATATTGCTATTGGTGCAACCAAATATCAGGTCTCATGTAATTcaatgtaaaaaaatttaaaaaatatcgttAACTAATCATAAAGCATCATCTCTAGATAGTGCTAGACATCATTGATGCTCAATAACAATGCTCAACTTTTTAAGATAtctgaatattttatatactaataattttttttattttttacattttcagGAACAATGGGGAGATCAACACGCAATCCTTACTTGCCTCACCTAAGAGTCGGCCCTGTAATAATTTAAGTACTCATGAAGAAGAGAGTTGGAGATCACTACTTCCGGGTGGGTTTGAGGAAAGGATTAAGGGAATGGGAATTGTGGTGAGGGAATGGGTACCCCAAGTAGAGATTTTAAGGGACAAATCAATAGGTGGATTTATGAGTCATTGTGGGTGGAATTCTTGTATGGAGAGCATAAGTTTTGGAGTGCCTATAGCAGCTTGGCCAATGCATTCAGATCAACCTATTAATGCTTTGTTCTTAACTGAAGTGCTCAAAGTGGGAGTGGCAGTTATGGAATGGGAGCAAAGAGATGAGTTGGTGAGTTCGGTTATGATTAGCAAAGCTGTGAAGACATTAATGGCATCAGATGAAGGTTGTGAGATTAGAAAGAGGACTGAGGAATTGGGTGATGAAGTTAGAAAATCTACAGATGAAGGAGGAGTCACTCGTATGGAATGGGATTCTTTCATTGCTCATATCACTAGATAATTTGTATTAATATAGTTAGTGTAGCTTTGCAATCCATAATAACCTTTATGAAAAATTTGATTAACAATAGAGCAAATTAAATGTAgttattttacaaattttagTTTGGCGAATTTCGCAAAAATGAAAGTATTTAATCAAAAACAAGCTTCAGTTGTTGTGATTATGTTGATTTTTCTATCTCAACCAGCTTTTGCAACTTCTCATCAATATCATATCACCAAAATGGTGTTTTTACTCTAAATCTTGTGTTTAATTATAGGACTACTCTACATATAATCATTATTGGGTAATATATGTGATGATGAACATTGTAAACAGTCACCTCTTGCTTGTGCAAACTTTTTTCAAGGAACAAAAAACATCATTTTTGTGTAAGGTATCTAGGCCAAACCAATATATTTTAGCACCTCCTAGCatttttcatattcatataaAGTATACTTGAAATGTCTAGAGTaaatcattctaaaattttgaAGAACCTTCTAATAGACTCCACTAATCTCTAATATTAATGTGATTACCATGTGGAAAAAGACTTGCTATTTTTTGCCATTGTTTCCTTTCTTTTACTTTCCTATCAATAAGACTATGTTTCCTTCTTATGCACCTCTTTGATTTTGTTTTGAAATTGGGTACTCTTATATAATTGATTGGGATTTTATCAAGAAATCTtggaaataataaaaacaaaaaaaaaatggattgcATTTACAAGGAGAAAATAAaaaggtaaatactattttaaactcTGTATTTTGTAAgagttattaattggaccctctattttgataaatgacaaaatggactatatattttctaaattggtaaaaataggaccttgaGCTGAATTtgcaacaattttattttttaatatcactaactttaagacaatttatAACATGAACAGATATAGATTATGTAattagttttgtcataacatttctagatcagattattattaagttttattttgacaaaaaaatctcttatttgtacaattttagaaaatttaaggtctattttgttatttaacaaaatagaaggttcaattaataacttttgcaaaacacagagtccaaaatagcatttactcaaaataaaattattttattaagcaGTGTCACCACTCCAATTAAAATTATGTTAATAAGATTATGATAATTTAACTTGTCATGAAAGTTCAAACACTCCAACCAAACTCTTTTAACATATTTTCCCAAAATGTTACATACAAGCTCATAAATTAATTGCCTTGCAATATAATTGAGTGTATAAAATTACTGTAAACAATAATAATACTATCCTattaaaaagagagaaagaaaata from Cannabis sativa cultivar Pink pepper isolate KNU-18-1 chromosome 2, ASM2916894v1, whole genome shotgun sequence encodes:
- the LOC115719547 gene encoding zeatin O-xylosyltransferase yields the protein METTTIASSSSSSSPVVVLMVPFLAQSHLNYLLQFAHIISSYKIPTHYITSTLHNSQIKSRAPNPLHQLTQIQFHPYPLQFPPPTSSKTKFPNTLIPCFEALTQLHKPVSNLLHSLSQSTKRLVVIHDVLMTSVVKDVVNIPNGEAYSVNCGSLFSFFTYKCVSLMGQNDIVLPIKHIPSWVSCFPTVVIEFINKQLQELNFQAGDIFNSCRIIEGIFLQRLVNEIGLDKKMWAIGPLHKMTTISSKEIKDQDKWLFEWLEKQEPNSVLYVSFGTLTDFSEEEINEIAVGLELSDVKFIWALREADKVDDDSESVPRNNGEINTQSLLASPKSRPCNNLSTHEEESWRSLLPGGFEERIKGMGIVVREWVPQVEILRDKSIGGFMSHCGWNSCMESISFGVPIAAWPMHSDQPINALFLTEVLKVGVAVMEWEQRDELVSSVMISKAVKTLMASDEGCEIRKRTEELGDEVRKSTDEGGVTRMEWDSFIAHITR